The DNA region CTGTTCATGTCCACGTCCGCCGCATCGCTGCATCCGTTCGTCTACCTCGCTTCGCAAAGTCCCCGTCGCCAGGAGTTGTTGCAACAGCTCGGCGTGCGTTTCGAACTGCTGCTGCCGCGCCCCGATGAAGATGCCGAAGCGCTCGAAGCCGAGTTGCCCGGCGAGCGCGCGCACGACTATGTGCAGCGGGTGTGCGTCGCCAAGGCGCAGGCGGCCCGCGCGCGCCTCGTGGCGGGCGGCCATGAAGCGCGGCCGATTCTGGTTGCGGACACAACCGTCACGATCGACGACGCGATTCTCGGCAAGCCCGTCGACGCCGACGACGCGTTCGCGATGCTCACGCGCCTTGCCGGCCGCGCTCACGAAGTGCTGACGGCCGTGGCCGTGGTCGACGCCGCGGGCACGCTGCTGCCCGCCGCGCTATCCGTGTCGACGGTGCGTTTTGCTGCACTGCACGCAGAGGCGATCCGGCGCTACGCGGCAAGCGGCGAACCGCTCGGCAAGGCGGGTGCATATGGTGTGCAGGGACGCGCCGCGGAGTTTATCGAGCATATCGACGGGTCCTATTCAGGTATCATGGGTTTGCCGCTTTTTGAATCTGCTGCCCTCCTGCGTGCAGCGCGCATCGACTTCTAAAATAACACCATGAATGAAGAAATCCTGATCAATGTCACGCCGCAGGAAACGCGCGTCGCGCTCGTCCAGCAAGGCGCCGTCCAGGAACTTCACGTCGAACGAACGCTGTCGCGCGGCCGCGTCGGCAACGTCTATCTGGGCAAGGTGGTACGCGTGCTGCCGGGCATGCAGTCCGCTTTCATCGACATCGGTCTCGAACGCGCCGCGTTCCTTCACGTGGCCGACATCTGGCATCCGCGCATTGCCGGCGAACCGCAGCATCAGGCGCCGCATCAGCCAATCGAAAAAATCGTCTTCGAAGGCCAGACGCTGATGGTGCAGGTCGTGAAGGATCCGATCGGCACCAAGGGCGCGCGCCTGTCCACCCAGGTGAGCATTGCCGGCCGCACGCTCGTGTATCTGCCGCAGGAACCGCATATCGGCATCTCGCAGAAGATCGAGAGCGAAGCCGAGCGCGAGGCGGTGCGCGCGCGTCTGACCGCCGTGCTGCCCGCCGATGAAAAAGGCGGCTACATTGTGCGCACCATTGCTGAAGACGCGACCAGCGAAGAGCTGGCCGGCGACGTCGCCTATCTGCGCAAGACGTGGGCGACGATTCTGTCGCAAGGACAGCGGATGCCGCCCACGAGCCTGCTGTATCAGGATCTGAATCTTGCGCAACGCGTGCTGCGCGATTTCGTCAACGACGAGACCTCGCGCATTCAGGTCGACTCGCGCGAGACGTATCAAATGCTGGCCGACTTCGCGGCCGAGTTCACGCCGGCGGTGTCGTCGAAACTGCATCACTACACCGGCGAGCGGCCGCTCTTCGATCTGTACAACATCGAGGCGGAAATTCAGCGTGCGTTGTCGCGCCGGGTGGACCTGAAGTCGGGCGGCTACCTCGTGATCGACCAGACCGAAGCGATGACGACCATCGACGTGAACACCGGCGGCTACGTCGGCGCGCGCAACTTCGACGATACGATCTTCAAGACCAACCTCGAAGCCGCGCATACGATTGCGCGGCAATTGCGGCTGCGCAATCTGGGTGGCGTGATCATTATCGATTTCATCGATATGGAAAACGTCGAGCATCGCGATCAGGTGCTGGGCGAATTGAAGAAGGCGTTGTCGCGCGATCGCACGCGCGTGACCGTGAACGGTTTTTCGCAGCTCGGCCTGGTCGAAA from Paraburkholderia aromaticivorans includes:
- the rng gene encoding ribonuclease G, which encodes MNEEILINVTPQETRVALVQQGAVQELHVERTLSRGRVGNVYLGKVVRVLPGMQSAFIDIGLERAAFLHVADIWHPRIAGEPQHQAPHQPIEKIVFEGQTLMVQVVKDPIGTKGARLSTQVSIAGRTLVYLPQEPHIGISQKIESEAEREAVRARLTAVLPADEKGGYIVRTIAEDATSEELAGDVAYLRKTWATILSQGQRMPPTSLLYQDLNLAQRVLRDFVNDETSRIQVDSRETYQMLADFAAEFTPAVSSKLHHYTGERPLFDLYNIEAEIQRALSRRVDLKSGGYLVIDQTEAMTTIDVNTGGYVGARNFDDTIFKTNLEAAHTIARQLRLRNLGGVIIIDFIDMENVEHRDQVLGELKKALSRDRTRVTVNGFSQLGLVEMTRKRTRESLAHVLCEPCPVCQGKGQVKTPRTVCYDVLREILRESRQFNPREFRVVASQQVIDLFLEEESQHLAMLIDFIGKPVSLQVESNLSQEQYDIVLM
- a CDS encoding Maf family protein → MSTSAASLHPFVYLASQSPRRQELLQQLGVRFELLLPRPDEDAEALEAELPGERAHDYVQRVCVAKAQAARARLVAGGHEARPILVADTTVTIDDAILGKPVDADDAFAMLTRLAGRAHEVLTAVAVVDAAGTLLPAALSVSTVRFAALHAEAIRRYAASGEPLGKAGAYGVQGRAAEFIEHIDGSYSGIMGLPLFESAALLRAARIDF